A window from Puniceicoccus vermicola encodes these proteins:
- a CDS encoding ISL3 family transposase: LPWHTVKRIDKARLVRELPEVDYGSLRTLVMDEFALHKGHRYASVVADADTRQVLWIGEGRSRESIRPFFESLGEHCDQIEAVAMDQNSAFDLEVKMHCPNAEVVYDLFHVVAKYGREVIDRVRVDQANELRQNKSARRAVKRSRWLLLKNKDNLNEEELVRLEELMNANQSLAQVYVLKEQLKELWRSSSIWGAFKRWRTWWRMCRESKIKPLLAFADKLRPYLRGIIASAKYPLNTSVLEGMNNKIKVIKRTAYGFRDTEYFFLKIKHAFPGK; encoded by the coding sequence TTGCCTTGGCACACCGTCAAACGCATTGACAAAGCTAGGTTGGTTCGGGAGTTGCCTGAAGTCGATTACGGTTCGCTCAGAACTCTGGTCATGGATGAGTTCGCATTGCACAAGGGGCACCGCTACGCCTCCGTCGTAGCCGATGCGGACACTCGGCAAGTGCTTTGGATCGGTGAAGGGCGCAGTCGCGAATCCATACGCCCCTTCTTTGAATCACTGGGCGAACACTGCGATCAAATCGAAGCGGTCGCGATGGATCAGAACAGCGCCTTTGACCTGGAGGTGAAGATGCACTGCCCGAATGCGGAAGTCGTCTACGACCTTTTTCATGTCGTTGCCAAATACGGCCGTGAAGTCATCGACCGAGTCCGCGTGGATCAGGCCAATGAACTAAGGCAGAACAAGTCGGCTCGCAGAGCGGTCAAACGTAGCCGATGGTTACTTCTAAAGAACAAGGACAACCTCAATGAAGAAGAACTTGTCAGGCTCGAAGAGCTGATGAATGCCAACCAATCCTTGGCTCAAGTCTACGTCCTGAAAGAACAGCTCAAAGAACTATGGCGAAGCTCAAGCATCTGGGGCGCCTTCAAACGCTGGCGCACATGGTGGAGGATGTGCCGTGAGTCCAAAATCAAACCCCTGCTCGCCTTCGCTGATAAACTCAGACCCTACCTCCGTGGAATCATAGCCTCAGCCAAATACCCACTCAACACCAGCGTGCTCGAGGGCATGAACAACAAGATCAAGGTCATCAAAAGAACCGCTTATGGCTTCAGGGATACGGAATACTTCTTCCTCAAGATTAAGCATGCTTTCCCCGGGAAATGA